The proteins below are encoded in one region of Castor canadensis chromosome 6, mCasCan1.hap1v2, whole genome shotgun sequence:
- the LOC141423866 gene encoding killer cell lectin-like receptor 6, whose amino-acid sequence MSEEEVTFSPQRVLQSSPESQNILRVDATQKPRKADGKEFSVPWHLITVTLWFRCLLLLVVIGLLLIKDKHEQESLENVHQRYHILKKNNSLLEQLLTNKSLECDNSKITTFQPKKELGSFSIKKKSCDKNNAASKSLENAIGKLCGHWSCHGVKCYYFVMEFKDWKECKQMCQSHRLSLLKIDDYNELNFLQSQIYPDYYWIGLSYDSGEGKWKWTDGGTSEIDGKVMNMVSAHGECAYLATSRLTNSNCHKTNYCICEMSIDRIVYSTVRD is encoded by the exons ATGAGCGAGGAGGAGGTGACTTTTTCTCCCCAGAGAGTTCTTCAATCTTCTCCAGAGTCCCAGAATATATTAAGGGTGGATGCTACTCAAAAGCCTAGAAAAGCTGATGGAAAAG aattttcAGTTCCATGGCATCTCATTACAGTGACTCTTTGGTTTCGGTGTTTACTGTTGTTGGTAGTAATTGGATTGTTGTTGATAAAAG ataaacaTGAGCAGGAAAGTCTAGAAAATGTCCATCAAAGGTACCACATTCTGAAAAAGAACAACAGCTTATTGGAACAACTTTTAACAAATAAGTCTTTAGAATGTGATAACTCCAAAATTACAACATTTCAGCCTAAAAAGGAGCTGGGCTCATTCTCTATAAAAAAGAAGAGTTGTGACAAAAATAATGCTGCTTCAAAATCTCTGGAAAATGCAATAG GCAAACTCTGTGGCCACTGGTCTTGTCATGGAGTAAAATGTTACTATTTTGTCATGGAATTTAAAGACTGGAAGGAATGTAAGCAGATGTGCCAAAGTCATAGACTATCCCTTTTGAAGATAGATGACTACAATGAACTG aATTTCCTTCAATCCCAGATCTATCCAGATTATTACTGGATTGGATTATCATATGACAGTggggaaggaaaatggaaatggaCTGATGGTGGCACATCTGAAAT TGATGGTAAAGTCATGAATATGGTTTCTGCCCATGGAGAATGTGCATATTTAGCTACTTCAAGACTAACAAATAGTAATTGCCATAAAACCAACTATTGTATCTGTGAAATGAGTATTGACAGGATAGTCTACTCAACTGTGAGAGAttaa